Genomic segment of Streptococcus pneumoniae:
CCTTGCCCTCGTCTTTTAGAAAGCCTTTAGCGTTTGACGTCCCAATAAAGACACAATGACGGTCCACCTTTTCTGCCTTCCTGCCGTAAAGTGCCCGAATATCGTCACTTGTCGCACTGATGAAATTTTTTATCGCTTCTATCGCCGTCTTTTTAAAACCTTTCAGCTCTCCAAACTCGATAACGACATTGGTCTGTAAGATACGATAGTCTTCTATGTGATCACCAAGTTTTCGGACACTATCCGTATGAAATTCAGGTAGCAGACGCTTAGTAGCTGTACTCTTTCCCAACCCCTGCCCACCTGTCAAAATCGGCACAATTTCAAACTTGGTACCTGGTCGATAGATACGGGCAACTAACCCCGTCAGCCAAAGCCTTGTCACCTCACGGACATAGCTCGTATCTGGACAGCCTAACAAATCGATAAAATACCGCTCCGCTCGCTCTACCCCGTCCCACGTCTGCAACTCTATGCGGTCTTTGACGGGGTGGTAGGTGTTTTCTTTGGCTACTTTCAAGATAGCAATATCCACATTATCCCTAGTCGGTGCAAAGCCATATTTTTCATCAATAAAGGCAATGGCTAGCTTGGTGTCTTCCTCATTCCAAGTCCCCTTATCAGTGCCCCACGGTGTCGGCTTAGTCTTTTCAATCGTCTTTGAAAAATCATTGTATCGCACCCCTTTAGAGATACTTTGCTGCTGTTCAAATACCAACACCACATTATAAGGGCTTCTGACTGGTGCCTTGGACTTGCCATAAGTCCGAAAAGCAGGCATGATCTCTTCTTGGTACTGCTCAGCCAAAGACTGGAAATTTTCCTCATCCTCAGCAATCATCTTGTCTAATAAGTCTTTGCTCATCTATCCTCCCTCTGCATAGTATTGATCAGCTACTTCTAAAAAGAAAGGCAACAAACATCGATTTCTAACCAAGTTTGAAAAGACGTCAATCACTTGTCCCAAATCATAGCCAGCAGCAAACATCATCTTGACCAGACAAGAGACCTGCCCTTTTGTCCGTATGCCCTCGCAAATCATCTGAAACAAATCCCCAGACA
This window contains:
- a CDS encoding virulence-associated E family protein; translation: MSKDLLDKMIAEDEENFQSLAEQYQEEIMPAFRTYGKSKAPVRSPYNVVLVFEQQQSISKGVRYNDFSKTIEKTKPTPWGTDKGTWNEEDTKLAIAFIDEKYGFAPTRDNVDIAILKVAKENTYHPVKDRIELQTWDGVERAERYFIDLLGCPDTSYVREVTRLWLTGLVARIYRPGTKFEIVPILTGGQGLGKSTATKRLLPEFHTDSVRKLGDHIEDYRILQTNVVIEFGELKGFKKTAIEAIKNFISATSDDIRALYGRKAEKVDRHCVFIGTSNAKGFLKDEGKERRFYPIQCGVNDVACHPMEKDESYFLQVLAEAKIWYDEGQTLTISKALDEELEQIQEAYKVEDQDKESILEYLGYFYPPAEWYELSSHERRQYFLKHLQEPLDDKQSYKDYPLKFGTVQLEITTPNEVAYIVFNENPTKGRGGHYNQKARDVLDNHKDWERSDTKKRIWKKGTPTPYYFRKKP